In the Nothobranchius furzeri strain GRZ-AD chromosome 1, NfurGRZ-RIMD1, whole genome shotgun sequence genome, ggatgcctccctggtgaggttttctgggcacgtccaaccgggaggaggtctaaaggtagacccaggacacgctggagggaccatgtctcacgactggtcagggaacgctttcggattccccctgaggagctggcccaagtggctgcggagagggaagtctggcccttcctgcttaagctactgcccccgcgacccaaccccagataagcagctgaaaatggatgaatggagggATGGATTTAAATCCAAAGGATTCCCGTTACTCcgacaagaaaacaaaaagtcGCCGCAGGAGTAAATGATCGACTTGATAAAAGCACAAAGAAAATGATCATTTAAAGCAAATTACAACCAAATGAACACATAAATGACACACAGCTGGAATACCACCCTGCCTCTTTCGAGTCAGCCGTGTGGAAAAGTTTAGCGGTCCAATGATTCCTGACAGCGAGCAAGGCAGCGAGAGGTGGAGGTATAGAGGTGAGAGATGACTCACAAGAAGCTATTGTTTCTTGGCTGAaaccaaaattatttttaaaagccagaGTCAACAGATTTACCCGTTACCAGTTTAAGATTTGATTTCAATTTTACATAAATATGCTAATGAAAAAACATTAATGCTGATGTTAATTCATCAAATAGCTTCAGCTAGATAATAATCAGAAGTTGTACAAGTAAAAATGAACTGTCCCAACGTTTAAATCCAAATTAACCtgagaatttacattttaaattcaCACACAAGTAGGAAGAATCCGTGATTAAAGCAGAGTTGCTCCTTTAGAAAAACTTCCAGTCCTGAACTCCAACACAAGCATCAAGAATCAAACCCACCACTCCTGGAGCTCATCCGTGTGCAGGAACCTGTTGCGGTATTCTCTGGGAAGTTCAAACTGGGAAGACAGAGGAAACATGGACTCATAGAAGTCCCTCAACACCGCTTTTACTGTCGGAGCGTCCTTGTGGCTGTGGTCGATGTTGTCGTTCAGGCAGATGAACTTCCTGTTGGGAGACCGTAAAGGTGACCCAGACTGAACAATCGATCGGCCAAAACACTAAATGAGTTTTCCCTCACctgggattcttcctgatgtcgtCTAACTGGCCAACCACGTGGGACACGTTGGTCCGCACCATCTTGAAAGCGATCTCCTCCTCCCCCATGATCTCAAATCTATTAAACAAAGAAAATCCTATTAGAAACCCACATAAAATTCCACGAGAACAattgatttttatggttttacttgtatttattctggtCTCTGAAGGCTTTATGGATCCGCTCAGTGATTGGTTTGCAGAACAGGACCAGACCTTTTGTAACAGGAGGCTTGAAAGGAGGAACATCTTTCATTTTGGCAaatttaaaaaggaaaaaattAAGTACCCGCCTTAGAAACTCACCATGTTGGGGTCGTAGTAGGCTTCCTGGGTGGGATTCGCCAGGTGGAGTTGGGTCAAGTTAGTCGGGAGTGTTTTAGAGCAGTTGATCAACATCTGCTCAAGACCCGTCAAGTCCTAGATTTCACATGGATAACAGAAACTTAGAAACCTGAACCGTGCTAATGAGGATCCGGTGACGAGTCTGAGATTCAGACAAACCTGGAGGCTGAGCGGGAGCTCGTGGATCCTGGTGGCCAGAGTTCGAATCTCGCGGTCGGACAAAACGCCCGAGTGATCCGTGTCGATCTCATCAAACACTTCTGAGACGTTGAGCTGCTGCTGGGCACTCATCAGAAAGTAGAAATAGGAAAACGCAAACTGCATGTCCTCCGAGTGCCGCACACGGTGGCCTGATGTTTTATCGAACTCTTCGGGAAACCTGCGGGGAGACGTAATCCGGTTAAAGACGCTGCCACATCAACGACACAGAACCAGTAACCCTTGTGATCCTTACGtgtcctgcagctcctgcatgacGAGACGGTCGATCATGTGCGGCATGTGAGCTGGGACTTTCCGAGATGTGAAGCCAAACTGACCATTGAGCAGTTTGTTGACGTAGCGCAGCGAGTCGGCGAACGTGTCTTGAAGCTTTCGCCCTGCGGCTGCACCGTCGCTCCTGTAGGACAGCTCCGTCTGGAGACGCTCCTCCTCCTGTGGAGTTGGCACAAAACACGGGACATCTGAAGACATTGGAATGCTTGCCTAAACATCCGAGCTCTGAAGTATAGTCACCTCCAGCAAGGCCTGGAAATACTTCCTCCGTTCCCACGGCAGAAAGCCTCGATCGGAGGAGGTGAAGTGTTGGAGTTTCCTCCCGACCGCAGGAGCCCCAGATGGCTCTGCTGGAAACTCCTCGCTCTTTTTAATGGAAATATTACCTAAAAGTTTGGAAATCACGGGTGACGCTATAACAGCGTTCAGTAGATAAGAATTACCATTTCTTAATTTATCATCAATGCGAACCGGGATGGAAGGAGTGGCTTTATTCTGAACAATCACGTTTGAGTCATGACTTTCCCGGATGATTTTTCCGGCTTCGTTCTTCCCTTCCAACTGAACTCCCTCTAAGTGTTTGTAGGGCTTCCCCTGGAATCGGCCTGCTAGTACATCCGCATCCTGCTGCTTTGGCTCCAGCAGCTCGTAGGGTTTCAGAAGTTCAGCCTTGGTGAGATTGTAACCCTTGACAGTGATGTCACCAATCAGGAGCTTTTCCTCCAGCTTATGGAGCTCACTCCGGACAGCCGCCGGTAAAAGTGACACATTGACTGAAGGAACCCGAATGACGGCTTCATGTTTGCCAGGTTTCCTCCTGTGGATCTTTGGCCCTCGTTTTTCCTCGGGAatatcagaaaagggaaaaacaggtTCGGGAGTCAGGGACAGCGGGGAATCTTTCCCAGCCTCCTTGCTCACAGGCTGAGAGACGTTTTTCTGAGGAACCTCGCAGGTGTCTACCGCTACACTGAAGCTCATCTTAAACTCTGTGTCATCATCCCTCTGGAAGGTAACGTTGTAGTGGATCTGGGTGGCATTGTATCCCGGATGGAGAAGTAGGTGGATGGTCTTCCACTTGTTAGCGACGGAAGTGTGTCGAACCACGGCGCTGTCACCGACGTGGGCCTCGGAGACTCTTCGAGCCAGCTTCTCAAAGCTGAAATACGGCCTGGTCTCGCCCAGAGGGAGCGTATAGAGACTCTGGTTCCTCCGCAGGGTCACTTGGTGCAGCTCGCCAAAGTGTTCTGCACAAAAAAGATTGTGTTATGGAGGATTTACCACGTCTcaaataaaacagcagcatgaaagaaattaaacaaaattCAACATGTAGAGCAAAAAATATGCGTACAAACTTACCTTGGCCACAGTCGCCCACATCAAAGCCACACGAGAGCACGTTACAGGCCTGATCGCAGAATTTGTCTGCCAGCCATGAGTTGGCGCAGCCTTGATTGCAGTATAACGTCCCGCCAGCTCCTCCCAGACCCCCACCAAACTGCCATATCTGCCCACCAGCTCCACCGGGCCCGCCCCCACCCGCAGCTGCAGGAAACCTGTTCCCAGGTGCGCCTGTCAGAGGGAACGAGTTAAAAACAAGCCAACACAACCTCGTGCACAGATCGCAGCAGTCCAGCTCCTCACCGAGGCAGTCCCCTCCGTCCCAGTCACAAGCAGAGTTGTTGCAGGCCTTATCGCAGTATCCATCTTTGATCCAGGATCCTGGGCAGCCTTCAGCACAGTTGGGAACCGGCCAGGTGAGGTACACCTGGAAGGAAATGATGAGACATGATGAGCATGAAAGTGACATTTTTGAGAACTTTTATTGTTGAAACGTTGGCACCTTCTGTCCTTTGGAGTGGCTGTAGAAGTCGTCGGGCCACACTTCTTTGCCAAACATCACGTCATCGTTCAGGTAAATAAACTTCTGGGAGAGGCCCGGGATTCTGTGGATGTGGGTCTCGATGGCAGGAGAGCTGAAAGTGGGTAGGTGGGTGTGGTTCAAGAAGATATCCTGGaagataatcaatcaatcaatactttattaatcccagagggaaattagagtttcagtacacataattcagagatcagacatacatgggcaagacacatgacaagaattggtgactgtggtcattcgcaacccgagtcgcgctaccttaatagagataagagagttacatgaggattggttcaggtggagggaaaaaggcacttcagggctaccctccagcaggagggcagctttgctctgcaaaaaaacacctcaacagatatgcaacggacttcagacaacacaacacaacatgagactccaataggaaggcggggggggggggggggggaatcctgtttcacccagcgagagcagccatctacggcgctcatctactgtacagtcacaggtgggagggagatcttgggagaagcaaagagtacattgactcctgcagattgatgacctcgccaggctgaagtctccAATTCGAAGGCGGGCGAAGGGTGGGggttaggtcgggttttcacagcatctgtctgcattccttcgtgggggttttatttTGCTCACCGCTCAAGaccaccagggcgtcagattcggataacaagaatttgtttcggtaaggctgagataattttcctctctgccttcagtctttaaattgctcatttccagtccttcagtgaagccaattttgggtttttaaacctgtccatactgtccggtgactctctccgagatgacatccatttagcACACTAATACCggcatcgcagctagaacattgtccagcttacgatacacctcgagtaacgtcccagtctgagaagtctccacacggacggtgctttccgtgggtgcgggtcgccctccaatcgctcctgtcttcccaaatttccagaaaaccagatatcctcccactccaatcaggagaaatccagtgatcatcagaacgAATATcaacacgtcttcgatgtcctcaatggacagctgggagaggcatatgatcttccactccttccaggaatccagcatatatcccaccgggtgtgtcccctgtggacatgtgggagccccctgctccgttctcattgttgtaaAAATCTTATCAAAcccattgaatgaccaatttatcaaatccatggtttaaAATAGGGTttctcagaagaaatgcagagaagcgctctgtgggcagacaggacagagccttgggaaaaaagatacgggagcaaaagagaagcgtctgtactccttgaGTGCCttgaagagaaaaaaataaagcacTGACCAGGTTTAGATCCTGAAAAAAAGAGTTTTCATCAGTAGTTTAAAGCAGGTTTTTAGGGTTAGGACTTAGGTTTACCTGATGTGTGACCACTGTAACTCTGGGGTTATCGAGGTTCAGCCAGGAGGGAATTTGTCCGTTTGTTACGATGAAGATGTGTCGCACCCAGGGGGCGTGTTTCTCTATAGAACGCAACGAGTAGCGGAGCTCCTCGTTGTCTTCGAAGCGGCTGGCTGACACGTCTTCATCCTGTTTAGACTGAAGGGAGAGTTTCTGATTTTAATAAGAACATCTACTGTTGCTACGGCTGTCCACGAAGCCGTAGACAGCTTCTCATCGGTCTGTGTTTTCCACTTTCAGCAGCTTTCTCTGGTCTGGTGACATTTTGAGAAGATGTGAAAGAAGAATGTACCTGAGAGATGGCAGCAAGGTCCCAGAATAAGTAGGCTGGACTGATAGCTAACTCCTTCCCATCTAGAGTCAGGTTTTTCTTAGCCTGCTGGGTCAGATCAGCGAAATCCTGTGCAGTGTTCAGGTGAAGCAGAGCAATGCTGGCTTCTGAATACAACTCAAACTGCAAGAAAACAAACagcaacaaaaattaaataaatcactGAACGGCCAGGTGGTCCcgctgttttagaggtttatgccACTACATTCAGTAACGTTTACGCATTTATTTCAATTTACCTACTTCAGTCTGTGACCAAAAATCTACAGATTTCTCTTTCTGTACCGAACATTCAGTTGTATCCCCTTTAGGGTTCTTGTGAGGTTTTGATTCTGAGATGAATGTTTTGTAAGCGTcgccgtcgtcatcttcctccgcttatccgggtcgcgggggcagcatcccaactagggagctccagaccgtcctctccccggccacctccaccagctcctccggcaggaccccaaggcgttcccggaccagattggagatgtaacctctccaacgtgtcctgggtcgacccgggggcctcctgccagcaggacatacccgaaacacctccccagggaggcgtccaggaggcatcctgaccagatgcccaaaccacctcaactggctcctttcgatccggaggagcagcggttctactcagagtccctcccgaatgtccgagctcctcaccctatctctaaggctgagcccggccaccctacggaggaaactcatttcggccgcttgtatccgcgatctcgttctttcggtcattacccaaagctcatgatcataggtgaggattgggacgtagatcgaccggtaaatcgagagcctggctttctggctcagctccctcttcaccgcgacagatcagctcagcgtccgcatcactgcagacgccgaaccaatccgcctgtcgatctcccgatccctcctaccctcactcgtgaacaacaccccgagatacttaaactcatccacttgaggtaggacctctctctgtTTTGTAAGCATGACATAAAATCCCAGCGGACTTCAACCTTTTAGGGATGATTTCTATCATTTAAAACTATTCTCTATTTTAACACAAGCCTTAAAAAATCTATACATTTTTCTCCTAAAGATCAATTTTAGGACTAAAAGTGTTTGTAGGACAACCTAAAAACtacagtttgtctttttaacagccAACCGATGCCAAAATGTACAGACCAGGTGTCAGAatttataaaataaaaagtagaattaatgtttgtttttttaacagaACGTGTGTTTTGTATTAAAACCAATATCATAACTGTCGACTGCACGACGACGACTCCTCTGACCGTTTATATTAAAGTTAACATGGCTTTCTGATGATGTCATTCAAAATCTGACTTCAACACTTGCCAAGATAAACAGCTGAGAGCTGATTTGTGACAAGAAACATGTAAGCAAAATGTTTCTATAACTCACAAAGTTTCCCCTGAGGCTCTAAATATAGAAGATTGTGTTTTTCAAACTAAAAGTAAATCCTGAGAGGCGTGTTTGAGTTCAAGCGGAGGAGCTCGGACGCCTCATGCAGCAGGGTCTATCAGCTCGTCATCCAGGCAGCAGCTGACGTTTCTCCTCACCACGGTCCAAACATGCCCCATGTGGATTTTGTTCTCATCACATCAAACCGCAATGGCTGTGGCCTGCATGTTGCTGCAAACGCTAACGAAATGTAATTAGACATGAAAAACTGTGCGAGTGAACTGATGAATGAAATGGTGAGTGAGCTCTCACGGCAGCTGGGTTGTagactctggaggaggaggaagctTGGTCTGAACCGATGCCGTGACGTTCAGAAGGAACCAACGTAAACCTGCTTCCCCGAGCCACTCTTACTGAATATTTCCCTGTGTGACCTaaaataaatttattttattcatagATGCAGCAAAATAACAATTTATTCTGCTAAATATTGATGAGACTTCAGAAAGTTTGCAGTTTGCACACGCACAGATCCAAAATAATTTAGGGAATATTTTTTACATGTAATGAAATTACACATCAGAGTCGTTTAACATTCAtttttgaagaatttaaccaAAATACCCAACAGCaatacttaaagtgacagtgtgtattttaccTGGCATTAggaggcagtagatacctaaaccgatgcaagcaagcagtatttttatgttggaggaagaccttaccaacggatgctcattagggtcaaaacacctagaggagtgcaaacttcagcaaaacgcCAAGCACATCAGaccccctttcatcactggtaacgagtgaagaggtaaatgtgtaaaacagcgtTTATGAGTGGTGACATTCTATAACCGctttttacaaatcagtaaatgtggttTGTCCTcaggggctcccgtagaaggaaacatggtgtctgatatggtgtcacccagagacttagacccgctcccgtgtattttagacctgatttttatggttacgtgttacaaagcaacaactgggcatcatttaattaatctttaccaacattttgatggatatttacagagattaacagtaaaaacacacattgtctctttatggGCATTTTCTCAAGTTAACAATGAGGAATAATTACAGCAAAGCATGTGGCGCTATTGATAGTAAAActaccagcaggttgcccttgagggctaacaacaaacacacaATGTTAGATGTGTGCGTGTGTCACTAGGTGTGTGAGTGTGCGACTTGATCTGTGTCACTAGGTGTGTGCGACTTGATCTGTGTCACTAGGTGTGTGAGTGTGCGACTTGACCTGTGCGTGTGCAACTTGACCTGTGTCACTAGATCTGTGCGTGTGCGACTTGATCTGTGTCACTAGGTGTGTGCAACTTGATCTGTGTCACTAGGTGTGTGCGACTTGATCTGTGTCACTAGGTGTGTGCAACTTGATCTGTGTCACTAGGTGTGTGCGACTTGATCTGTGTCACTAGGTGTGTGCGACTTGATCTGTGTCACTAGGTGTGTGAGTGTGCGACTTGACCTGTGCGTGTGCAACTTGACCTGTGTCACTAGATCTGTGCGTGTGCGACTTGATCTGTGTCACTAGGTGTGTGCGACTTGATCTGTGTCACTAGGTGTGTGCGACTTGATCTGTGTCACTAGGTGTGTGAGTGTGCGACTTGACCTGTGCGTGTGCAACTTGACCTGTGTCACTAGATCTGTGCGTGTGCGACTTGATCTGTGCGTGTTTAATAAGATTTGTACGGTGGCCCATAAGGTCCAACAAAATACAGAAGCCAAAGCCTATAACAGGAGTAATAAAAGGGAAGGTCCAGCTGACCAAAACAGTAGTTTATGCTATTTTACTTCATTTGTTTCCATTTTATTATCTTTAGCATCCTGTTacgtccctgaaccgtctacaggtggttcagaatgcctgtgctcggcttctgaccaagtcctccaaacacacccacatcaccccgcttctcctccagcttcactggctgccagtcaacttcagggttcatttcaagatcctggttctggtctatagggccttacatggacaagcaccatcttacattggtgatcttcttagtccctacacccccagcaggtccctgaggtccagtgatcaaagcctactggttgtgcagcaccaggctaaagaccaaaggtgacagatcatctgctgctgtggcccccagactctggacctctctccccctgagcctgagatcagtggactcagtggtctcctttaaaaagcagttgaagactcacttgttcaagctggttttgtatgaccttcttcaccactctctctttattctgctctccccacctattccaccttcctcaggatccactgatttccctctttcctgttcactctctctctttcttaacattttttaatcacaattgcccaactttgctcattttaacatatttttaaacattttctaaatgagtttttatatttttacaatttttgtttttgtgaagcgcctcatgatttttatcttgagaggcgctatagaaatgatactttcttcttttttttcttcttacgtCTAAAACGCTAGATCGCTCTGACTGAACTGTTCAGCTTTATTTGCATCGTTAAAAAAATGTCAGCAAATTTTCCTTTGAATGATGTCATTTTACATTTTCATCTAATCCTATTCACTCATTCCTGCATCTATGGAGCATAACAATGgtttctgacctttgaccctaccAGGCTTTCTGGGATGTTTTAAAATACACACCAATAAAAAATGATCAGCACAGCAGGTTGGTAGACTGACACAGGAGCAGGATCCGGCAGGCGACAGCACGAGCAGATGATCGGTGTTGTAGTCCAGCTTTCATCACCATATCAGTCGGTCTAACACCAGCTATAAataccccaccccacccaccccccgccCCTCAGTCCTCTTTCACAGAACCGCCCTAGTGACACCAGGAAACAGCTCGAAATCTAAACTGTTTATTGTTTGGAGGTTTTGACTTCGGCCAGATCTAAACGACATCCTCTAGCCTCCCGACCGTTGCCCTCCAAGCTTCAATA is a window encoding:
- the gnptab gene encoding N-acetylglucosamine-1-phosphotransferase subunits alpha/beta gives rise to the protein MRRYASPRRIMVVVNSVLKLLQRQTYTCLSHRYGLYLCFGGLVLMIVSAFQFGEVVVEWSRDQYHVLFDSYRDNVGGKSFQSRLCLPMPIDVVYTWVNGTDAALLKELKMVKEQMEEEQRALRERLGKNTSDITEVPKDSEKLECLLSHCIIAPMLALDPSLPANVTIKELPTLSPSLSAAKELLLMSKPFHPPVTVSVVVFHSQADADKAYKDVMTEVQKFSVSRCYLTTDKEAPGLIRMQTLAYLSGFPASFKETEQLRVKLPSVITGKIKQFELYSEASIALLHLNTAQDFADLTQQAKKNLTLDGKELAISPAYLFWDLAAISQSKQDEDVSASRFEDNEELRYSLRSIEKHAPWVRHIFIVTNGQIPSWLNLDNPRVTVVTHQDIFLNHTHLPTFSSPAIETHIHRIPGLSQKFIYLNDDVMFGKEVWPDDFYSHSKGQKVYLTWPVPNCAEGCPGSWIKDGYCDKACNNSACDWDGGDCLGAPGNRFPAAAGGGGPGGAGGQIWQFGGGLGGAGGTLYCNQGCANSWLADKFCDQACNVLSCGFDVGDCGQEHFGELHQVTLRRNQSLYTLPLGETRPYFSFEKLARRVSEAHVGDSAVVRHTSVANKWKTIHLLLHPGYNATQIHYNVTFQRDDDTEFKMSFSVAVDTCEVPQKNVSQPVSKEAGKDSPLSLTPEPVFPFSDIPEEKRGPKIHRRKPGKHEAVIRVPSVNVSLLPAAVRSELHKLEEKLLIGDITVKGYNLTKAELLKPYELLEPKQQDADVLAGRFQGKPYKHLEGVQLEGKNEAGKIIRESHDSNVIVQNKATPSIPVRIDDKLRNGNSYLLNAVIASPVISKLLGNISIKKSEEFPAEPSGAPAVGRKLQHFTSSDRGFLPWERRKYFQALLEEEERLQTELSYRSDGAAAGRKLQDTFADSLRYVNKLLNGQFGFTSRKVPAHMPHMIDRLVMQELQDTFPEEFDKTSGHRVRHSEDMQFAFSYFYFLMSAQQQLNVSEVFDEIDTDHSGVLSDREIRTLATRIHELPLSLQDLTGLEQMLINCSKTLPTNLTQLHLANPTQEAYYDPNMPPVTKGLVLFCKPITERIHKAFRDQNKYKFEIMGEEEIAFKMVRTNVSHVVGQLDDIRKNPRKFICLNDNIDHSHKDAPTVKAVLRDFYESMFPLSSQFELPREYRNRFLHTDELQEWRLYRDKLKFWTHCVLVTLVVFTVMSFFAEQLILLKRKLFPRRIVTRDSNPERV